Below is a genomic region from Vicinamibacterales bacterium.
TCGTGTTCACCTCGGCCGAGGGCTTCAGCAACGGGATCGCGAGCCAGGGCGGCATCCAGACCACGATGGAGCTGTGGGCGACGTCGCTGCGCGATCAGGATCGCGATCCGATGAATCGCGACATCGACAATGAAGCGCAGGGGCTCGCCGCCGAAGCGGCGGCGCGGCAGAACGTCGGCGGCGGACGAGGCGGGGCGGCCGCAGCGCAGCCGGCGACGGTCCAGATCGACTGGGGCGGCCTGGCGCGGCGCGCGCGCCGAATCAGCGTCCCCGGCACGGCGATCGGCGGACTGTCACCCGCGCCGGATGGCCATCGGGTCGCGCTGACGCTCGGCTCGGGCGGCTTCGGCGGCGGCGGACGCGGCGCCGCCAATGATCCGAACGCCGGGATGTTCGTCATCGACGTCGAGACCAGCCAGTTGACGCGCGTGCCGCCGCCCCCGCCGCAGACGGCTGGCGGCGGGCGTGGACGCGGCGGCGCGGCGGGCGGCGGGTTCGGCGGCGGCGCCAGCATGGTGTTCGCGCGCGATGGCCGCACGCTCTATTACCGCAGTGGCGGCGACCTGTATGCCGCGACGCTTCCGAACCAGAACGCGGCCGGCGGCGCGCCGGCGGCGGCCGGCGGGCGTGGCGGCCGAGGCGGCGGCGCGCCCGCCGCGGCCGTGCCCGACGCCGCGGCCGGCCAGACCGCGCGCCAGGTCACCTACACGGCCAATCTCGAAGTCGACCACAAGGCGCTCCGCGCCCAGGTCTTCAACGAGGGCTGGCGCATCATGAAGAACCGCTTCTACGACGCCAAGATGCACGGGGCCGACTGGAATGGCGCATGGGAAACCTACGGCGCGCTCCTCGACAACGTCGTCGACGAGGAGGAACTGCACACGCTCATGATGATGATGATCGGGCAGCTCAACGCATCGCACACCGGCGTGACCGGCGGCCCCAATCCCGTCGAGCGCACGCAGCAGACGCGCTATCCGGGTTTCGATCTCGTCGCCGATGCGGCCGGGCTGTTCAAGGTCGGCCACGTCTACAAAGACGGCCCGGCCGACCATGACTATCTGAAAATCAAGACCGGCGATTTCGTCGTCTCGGTCGACGGCCACGATCTGAAGAGCAGCGAGAACTACTGGCAGTTCTTCACGCTCGCGCCCGGGACCAAGTTCCATTTCCTGCTCAACGACAAGCCGGCGAAGGACGGCGCGTGGGAAGTGACGATCACGCCTGTCGGCAGCACCGAGTTCGGCGATCTGCAGTACGCGAAATGGGTCGATGATCGCCGGCAGATGGTCGCCAAGCTGAGCAACGGCGACATCGGGTATCTGCACATCCGGGCGATGGACGCGCCGTCGCTGCGTCAGTTCCAGCTCGATCTGACCGCCAACCGCACCAAGAAGGCGCTCATCATCGATCAGCGCTTCAACGGTGGCGGCGGCATCGACCAGGAACTGCTCGGCATCCTCGCCGGACGCGAGTATCAGTACACGGTCGGTCGCGACGCCGGCTTCCAGCAGCCGCGCCCGCAGAATTTCTACGGCCCGATGGTGGTGATGCAGAACGAGCGGTCGGCATCCGACGCGGAGATGTTCCCCGCCGGCTTCAAGGCGCTCGGCCTCGGCAAGGTCGTCGGCGTGCCGACGATGGGCGCGGTGATCGGAACGGGATCCTACACGCTGCTCGACGGCTCCGCGATCAGAACGCCCGGCAGCGGCGTGTGGCTCACGGCCGGCGGGCAGAACATGGAGAACTACGGCGTGCCACCCGACGTCTACGTCGACAACACGCCTGCCGACTTCGCCAAGGGCACGGACGCGCAGATCGAAAAGGCGGTCGAGACGCTGAAGGCGGATCTTGCCAAGAAGCCCGGACCTGCGCCGCAGCGCTGAGCACGGGGTCAAACCGGGGTCAGACGGGGGTCAGACCACTATTTGATCGTAGGGGTACGCAAACCCTGCGCAGCGATCCAGCTGGCAGCCACTCCATTTCTGCGCCAGATTCACGCGGCGGCCTGACGCCAGGCCGCTACCTAGCGCCGACCGTCCTGACCAGACGCTGATACTATCCGCCGATGCGCGGCGACTTGCGCCTTGCGGTCCGTCGCTTCGCGAACGAGCCGGCACTCGCGATTGCCGCGATACTCACACTCGCCCTTGGGATCGGCGCCTGCACGGCAATGTTCAGCATCGTGGAAGCGGTGCTGCTCAAATCCATGGACGTCGCGCAGCCGCAGCGCCTCGTCGTCATGTGGCCGCACGTCGGAGACGCGGCCGGCGAGTTCACCTACAGCGCATACAAGAGTCTGAGCCAGCCCTCGTCTTCCTTCGAGCACGTTGCGCTCACGGGATCGGCGAACTGGCCGATACCGACCGACATCATCCTGCCGGACGGCCAGCGCGTGCGCGGCACGCAGTGCGCGGTGTCCGATACCTTCTTCGAGGCGCTCGGCGCGCGCGCGCTTGTCGGGCGGACGTTCCAGGCCGGCGAAGATCACCCGGGCGCGCCGCTGGCGCTGGTCGTCAGCGCGGCATTCTGGAGAGCCAGGCTCGGAGGGGATCCCACGATCGTCGGACAGACGTTGACGATCGGCTCGGATCGGTGGCGCATCCTCGGCGTCATGCCACCAGAGTTCTTCTATCCCGTCGGCGCCGACCTGTGGACGCCGGTGGCAACGGTTCTTGCATTGACGGCAGCCGACAGGACACCCGTCGGTCTCCAGGATCTCTTCGATTCGGTCGGCGCCTTTCACATCGTGGCGCGCTTGAAACCTGGTGTATCGGTGGCGCAGGCTTTGACCGAGGCGACCGGCCGCTGGAAGCGGCTCCCGCACGCGCCGACCGACGCTGACGCGCGCGTCGCGGCGACGCCGTTCGTCGATCACGTCTTCGGAAACGCGCGCCGCGCACTGTGGGTCCTGATGGGCGCCGTCTGTCTCGTGCTCGTGCTTGCGTGCGCGAATGTGGCCGGGCTGCTCGTCGCGCGCAACGCGCTTCGCGCGCGCGAGCTGGCTCTCAGGCGCGCGCTCGGCGCCAGCGCATGGACTTCGGCGCGACAGCAGCTGGCCGAAGCGGGCGTCCTGGCTGCGGCCGGCAGCCTGCTCGGAACCGCGATCGCGACCGTGTCGCTCCGCGCACTGATTGCCGTCAGTCCCACCACCGTCGTGCGCCTGTCCGAGACGCGCGTCGATTCCGTCGCGCTCGCCGTCTGTCTGCTGATCACTGCGGCGGTCACGTTCGGCGTCACGCTCGTTCCGGCCCTGCAGTCGATACGACCGACGATCGCCGGTCCGAGGCACGCGCTGTCGGAGCGAGACCCAGGCAGAAGCATCGGGGCCGATACACGCCGCCTGCTCGTCGTCGCTCAGGTGGCCATCACCGTCACGCTGCTCACCGCCAGCGCGCTCACCTGGCAGAGTTTCCGCCGGCTGGCGGCGCTCGATCTTGGCTTCGATCCATCGAA
It encodes:
- a CDS encoding ABC transporter permease; the protein is MRGDLRLAVRRFANEPALAIAAILTLALGIGACTAMFSIVEAVLLKSMDVAQPQRLVVMWPHVGDAAGEFTYSAYKSLSQPSSSFEHVALTGSANWPIPTDIILPDGQRVRGTQCAVSDTFFEALGARALVGRTFQAGEDHPGAPLALVVSAAFWRARLGGDPTIVGQTLTIGSDRWRILGVMPPEFFYPVGADLWTPVATVLALTAADRTPVGLQDLFDSVGAFHIVARLKPGVSVAQALTEATGRWKRLPHAPTDADARVAATPFVDHVFGNARRALWVLMGAVCLVLVLACANVAGLLVARNALRARELALRRALGASAWTSARQQLAEAGVLAAAGSLLGTAIATVSLRALIAVSPTTVVRLSETRVDSVALAVCLLITAAVTFGVTLVPALQSIRPTIAGPRHALSERDPGRSIGADTRRLLVVAQVAITVTLLTASALTWQSFRRLAALDLGFDPSNVLALDLSRLDQSRYPTPKARQQAVDGLIESLARLPAARSAAVVLDRPFAHGVIGWDSGLLRDGQQDLDAAWLANPVVNFEAVTPGYFETMGIRLRAGRDFSSIDRPGAPRAAIVSENLSARLWPGESPIGKRLLDSFG
- a CDS encoding S41 family peptidase; the protein is MRTLITRGALLALVALAPAAASAAPVRLARHPDYHAGKVTFSYLGDIWTANEDGSDPHRLTDNIGREVYPRFSPDGKWIAFSSNRYGNYDVFVMPATGGAPKRLTYHTGNDEVVGWSRDGNRIVFRAARGDGAFPNVAVLYEVPVSGGLEKALPVDWGFWGSYSPDGKSLVFNRHPAVWSRQHYRGAYAADLWVANLTAGSYAPLLADVHYNRYWPMWGADNNIYFVADPLPNDGSVKPGSADVRKSANNIYRVPAAGGGQPVQVTKHLDGNVFWPSMSADGKTIVYEDNFGIWKLDVASGRTSEIKLEITTDEKDNEHEIETVSNEIDNFDLSPSGRRAVVSTRGQILTIASEHGDLTRIVPDAMASRSDAPRWSPDGKFIAFVSDRSGRDEVWISDPEGRSPKKITELDNEKGAPLWLPDSSRVLYTAADRKLYAYAVADGKTSVISSSDRGRINSVAVSPDSKWVSFTKQDATLRSHVYIIPSAGGEERRLADDNIVYSETNAVWTADGRYIVFTSAEGFSNGIASQGGIQTTMELWATSLRDQDRDPMNRDIDNEAQGLAAEAAARQNVGGGRGGAAAAQPATVQIDWGGLARRARRISVPGTAIGGLSPAPDGHRVALTLGSGGFGGGGRGAANDPNAGMFVIDVETSQLTRVPPPPPQTAGGGRGRGGAAGGGFGGGASMVFARDGRTLYYRSGGDLYAATLPNQNAAGGAPAAAGGRGGRGGGAPAAAVPDAAAGQTARQVTYTANLEVDHKALRAQVFNEGWRIMKNRFYDAKMHGADWNGAWETYGALLDNVVDEEELHTLMMMMIGQLNASHTGVTGGPNPVERTQQTRYPGFDLVADAAGLFKVGHVYKDGPADHDYLKIKTGDFVVSVDGHDLKSSENYWQFFTLAPGTKFHFLLNDKPAKDGAWEVTITPVGSTEFGDLQYAKWVDDRRQMVAKLSNGDIGYLHIRAMDAPSLRQFQLDLTANRTKKALIIDQRFNGGGGIDQELLGILAGREYQYTVGRDAGFQQPRPQNFYGPMVVMQNERSASDAEMFPAGFKALGLGKVVGVPTMGAVIGTGSYTLLDGSAIRTPGSGVWLTAGGQNMENYGVPPDVYVDNTPADFAKGTDAQIEKAVETLKADLAKKPGPAPQR